In Salarias fasciatus chromosome 20, fSalaFa1.1, whole genome shotgun sequence, a single window of DNA contains:
- the LOC115408606 gene encoding potassium voltage-gated channel subfamily A member 3, translating into MRLQPRMDDHLSLLQSPPPSTTKTRGDNLVNHGYTESEADVMTVVACDNMLEESAALPGHHSLDRYEPDHECCERVVINISGLRFETQLKTLSQFPETLLGDPKKRMRYFDPLRNEYFFDRNRPSFDAILYYYQSGGRIRRPVNVPIDIFSEEIRFYELGEEAMEKFREDEGFIKEEERPLPENEFQRQVWLLFEYPESSGPARGIAIVSVLVILISIVIFCLETLPEFKDENRDLITIAPVINGTLPYFISPFSDPFFVVETLCIIWFSFELLVRFFACPSKATFSKNIMNIIDIVAIIPYFITLGTELAERQGNGQQAMSLAILRVIRLVRVFRIFKLSRHSKGLQILGQTLKASMRELGLLIFFLFIGVILFSSAVYFAEADDPDSGFNSIPDAFWWAVVTMTTVGYGDMHPVTIGGKIVGSLCAIAGVLTIALPVPVIVSNFNYFYHRETDGEEQAQYLHVGSCQPLADTEELRKARSSSSLSKSEYMVIEEHGINSAFKQQPNFPTTTPSNSQNCVNINKKIFTDV; encoded by the coding sequence ATGCGTCTTCAACCGCGCATGGACGACCACCTCAGCCTCCTGCAATCACCCCCGCCAAGCACAACCAAAACCCGGGGCGACAACCTGGTGAACCACGGATACACCGAGTCTGAGGCCGACGTGATGACGGTGGTGGCGTGTGACAACATGCTGGAGGAGTCGGCGGCTCTGCCGGGCCACCACTCTCTGGACCGGTACGAGCCGGACCACGAGTGCTGCGAGCGGGTGGTCATCAACATCTCAGGGTTACGCTTTGAGACGCAGCTCAAGACTCTCTCGCAGTTCCCGGAGACGCTGCTGGGGGACCCCAAGAAGAGGATGAGATACTTTGATCCTCTCAGGAACGAATACTTTTTCGATCGGAACCGACCCAGCTTTGATGCCATACTCTACTACTACCAGTCCGGCGGGCGCATCAGGCGGCCCGTCAATGTGCCCATTGACATCTTCTCTGAGGAGATACGCTTCTACGAGCTGGGAGAGGAGGCGATGGAGAAGTTCAGGGAGGATGAGGGCTTCATCAAGGAGGAGGAGCGACCGCTGCCAGAAAATGAATTTCAGAGACAGGTGTGGCTGCTTTTTGAATACCCGGAGAGCTCCGGTCCCGCGCGGGGGATAGCGATAGTGTCCGTGCTGGTCATCCTCATCTCCATTGTCATCTTCTGCTTAGAGACACTGCCGGAGTTCAAGGACGAGAACAGGGACCTGATCACCATTGCGCCCGTGATAAACGGCACACTCCCATATTTCATTAGCCCCTTCTCAGACCCGTTCTTTGTGGTGGAGACGCTGTGCATCATCTGGTTCTCCTTCGAGCTGCTGGTGCGCTTCTTTGCATGCCCGAGTAAAGCCACGTTCTCCAAAAACATCATGAACATCATTGACATTGTGGCCATCATCCCCTATTTCATCACTCTCGGCACGGAGCTGGCGGAGAGGCAGGGGAACGGACAGCAGGCCATGTCATTAGCCATTCTGCGCGTTATTAGACTTGTCCGGGTGTTTCGCATCTTCAAACTCTCGCGTCACTCCAAGGGGCTGCAAATTTTAGGGCAGACTCTGAAAGCCAGCATGCGCGAGCTGGGCTTGCTCATCTTCTTCCTGTTCATCGGCGTGATCCTCTTCTCCAGCGCCGTTTACTTCGCCGAGGCGGACGACCCAGATTCGGGTTTCAACAGCATTCCGGACGCGTTCTGGTGGGCTGTTGTCACGATGACCACCGTGGGCTACGGCGACATGCACCCCGTGACCATCGGGGGCAAAATCGTGGGGTCCCTGTGCGCGATCGCCGGGGTGCTGACAATTGCCCTGCCTGTGCCTGTCATCGTCTCCAATTTCAACTACTTCTATCACAGAGAGACGGATGGCGAGGAGCAGGCACAGTACCTGCACGTGGGCAGCTGTCAGCCTCTGGCGGACacggaggagctgaggaaggctcgctcctcctcctcgctcagcAAGAGCGAGTATATGGTCATAGAGGAGCACGGGATCAACAGCGCGTTCAAGCAGCAGCCCAActtccccaccaccacccccagcAACTCCCAGAACTGCGTGAATATAAACAAAAAGATCTTCACCGACGTGTAG